In Salinibaculum sp. SYNS191, the genomic window CGGCGCTGGAGTTCGTCACGGGATGGAAGTGCCAGGACTGCGACTGGTCGGACACCGACCGGGAGTAATCGAAATTCCTTTAGGCCGTTTCGTCCAACGGTGGAGTGCGGGCTCGTGGCCTAGTCCGGGAAGGCGGCTGACTCCAGAGGCTACGCGCCTGGGACGAGACTCCAGCTGATATACTGAGTGGCCGGCTGATCACCGGCCACCTTGATGACCCTCTGGAGTTCCGAGGCGCATCCGGAGATATCAGCCGATCGGGGGTTCAAATCCCTCCGAGCCCATTCCGTTTTTATAGGTTTCGCCGGATTAGTCGCACGAGAACACCTATTCGTTCGGGGAATATGACCAATTTGTGAGTAACTGGGCACCTGTCTGGTCGTATCGGAGACCCGAGCATGGTGTACCAGCGCGTACCTTCTTTTGTTAAGATAGCAATATGAAAGTATGGAGAGCAAGGGGCGAGAGTCGACATTCGACGATATATTAGATGCGCTTGCAAACCCGTACCGTCGGCAGTTACTCGTCGCGCTGTTAGCTCACAATCCGCAGGACGACGACGACCGCGACCCACTCGACGTGATTCCAGCACCGGACGAGCCGGAGGTCCTCCAGACAGAACTCGTCCACGTCCACCTGCCGAAACTCGCGGACAGGGGGTACATCTCGTGGAATCGTGAGGACAACACGATTAGCAAAGGCCCGAACTGGGACGAAATTGCCCCGCTTCTCGAACTCATCGACACCCACCGGGACGAACTTCCGGACGGGTGGCTCTAGCTCAGCCTCTGACCACTGGAGCGGCAGACGCTTCCGGAGTTCCAGGTTTGTCGGACGCTTCGGTCACCCTCGGCACAGTGGACAGCAGGGGGGACCACTCACTCCTCGTCGTCGCGGTCTCTCGCCAGTTCGATTATCTCGACTTCCCAGTCGTGGGTCGACCCGCGCGTCTGGAACTCCCACGCGCCGCGGACGTCGACGTTCGCTTCGGTCGCTTTCTCGACCGCGGCCGCGAGGACAGCCTCGAACTCTTCTGCATTTTCTATCGAAACGTCGGTGAGTATATCACGTGTCATGGGAGAGTGAGCCGTCTGACCTCGACTCGAAGAGTGTAACGACCCGCGACCTCTTCGTCTCTGACGAGGCCTTCTCCGGGTAGAGCGTTCGGTCTACCTCACCGCAGGTGGGCCACACTCAAATGCCTACCGTTGTGCTTGGTGTACCATGCATCTCGTTGCCGGTTGGTACACCAAGCATCCCTTATTTACCCGGCACGTACAGAAGATAGGACCAAACGAATGGCCGTCATAGCTCACATCCGGATACCCGCCGAGTCATTCGAACTCGGGCGCATTCTCGAACTGGAATCCGGTACAACAATCGAACTCGAAACCATGGTGCCCCTCGGCGAGAAGGCAGTCCCGTTCTTTTCGGTGACCGAGGAGGTGCACGAATCCTTCGAGCAGCGGGTGCAAAATCACCCGTCGGTCGATGATATCGTGGAGGTGAGCCGCCACGACAACGAACGGCTGTATTCGCTCGACTGGAACATCGCCCGGGACGTGTTCTTTCAAGGTGTCATGGAAGGCCAGGGGCAGTTACTGAGTGCGAAAGGAACCCCGGCCGAGTGGGAGTTCGAACTCCGGTTTCCGACCCACGAGGCACTCAGCGAGTTCCAGAAGTACTGTTCGAACGCGCACATTTCCCTCGAAGTCGGCCGCGTCTACAACCCGGTTCGTCCCGGCACGGGCGCGTGGTACGGGCTGACACCCGCCCAGCGGGAGACACTCGTTCTGGCAGTCGAGGGTGGCTACTATTCGATTCCCCGGGAGATATCGACACAAGACCTCGCCGACGCCCTGGACATCTCCGACCAGGCGGTCACCGAACGATTGCGCCGGGCAATCCATACTCTCGTCGAGAACACGCTCATCGCCATGGAAGCGGCCGAGGCGGAGGAGTTCGCACCAGTCGAGGACTGACGTCGGTGGGTTTCGAGCGGTGTAACCCCGCGGACGGGAGAAGGGGACCACGGGACGGCATCCTGTGAGACCGTCGGTACCAGCGCCGAGACGTGCCCGAAAACGACAGTCCGGTGAGTTGTCAGCGGAATTGCTAAGTCTGTCGACACACAGATACGTTAGTGATGGAGGGGGACCGCTGGGGAGACCGGTTTCGCGCGCTCGCTAACCCATACCGGCGGCAACTACTCGTCGCATTGCTGGAACACAATCCACAGCGCGACGACGACGTCGACCCGCTCGACCACGTGACCGCCGCCGAAGCGGACGCAGAACAGTTCCGGGCGACGCTGACCCACGTACACCTGCCGAAACTCGCGGAGCTGGGCTACATCGACTGGGACAGAGAGACCGGAAACATCAACAGAGGGCCGAACTGGGACGCCGCCGCCTCACTGTTGCAGTTGATTCGAGACCACCGCGACGAACTCCCCGACGGGTGGCGCTGACCGCGCTCGCAGGCCGGTCGAGAACTGCTATGTTATCACATCTGGTAATAGTTGGGTTTGTGATGGAACCCGAAAATCCAGCTATACCGTATTTACGGGTTTCTGAAGGAATTTAGCGGCCATTA contains:
- a CDS encoding ArsR family transcriptional regulator codes for the protein MESKGRESTFDDILDALANPYRRQLLVALLAHNPQDDDDRDPLDVIPAPDEPEVLQTELVHVHLPKLADRGYISWNREDNTISKGPNWDEIAPLLELIDTHRDELPDGWL
- a CDS encoding helix-turn-helix domain-containing protein, translating into MAVIAHIRIPAESFELGRILELESGTTIELETMVPLGEKAVPFFSVTEEVHESFEQRVQNHPSVDDIVEVSRHDNERLYSLDWNIARDVFFQGVMEGQGQLLSAKGTPAEWEFELRFPTHEALSEFQKYCSNAHISLEVGRVYNPVRPGTGAWYGLTPAQRETLVLAVEGGYYSIPREISTQDLADALDISDQAVTERLRRAIHTLVENTLIAMEAAEAEEFAPVED
- a CDS encoding DUF7344 domain-containing protein gives rise to the protein MEGDRWGDRFRALANPYRRQLLVALLEHNPQRDDDVDPLDHVTAAEADAEQFRATLTHVHLPKLAELGYIDWDRETGNINRGPNWDAAASLLQLIRDHRDELPDGWR